DNA from Terriglobus tenax:
TTTGCAGGCGCCCGTATCCCCCAGTCGCGCATCCATCCAGTCGCCGCGGCAGCTATCTCTTACTATCCCTTGCCAACGGATGGCGGGCAGGATAACGTCAATAATTTTTCCTCTACGCTGCCCACCTATAACCGCTATAACGCCTGGGTTGGACGCGTCGATCTCGTGCGGGAAAACAGCGCTCTCTCTCTGCGGTATGGACAAACGCCCTGGTACAACCGCGCGCAACTGGTATGGGCTAACAATGCGGCGGAACCCAGCAAGCAAAGCCCTTCCACACGCACAGAACGGAGTGGAGGAGTGGCTTTACGGTGGATGATATCGCCGCGTATCTCACTCCACGCCGGCGCGGGAGTCAACCGATATGAAACCACGGGTGGCAACCAGTTTGGCGACGGATTCAATCCTCAGCAACTGGGATTCAGTGCGTCCACAGTCGCAAATTTTCAGCATTTGCAGTTCCCTCTCTTCAAACCAGGGTCCTACTCACAACTGGGTGCCATCTACACGCGCAATGCCGAAACCTATACTGCTTCTGTTTCCGATACATCCCTGGCAATCCTTTTAGGAAGACAGGCCATTCGCATGGGTACCGAGTTGCGTCGCTATGACTACAACATCAATGCGCCCTCGACCTCGTCAGGAGAGTACGACTTCAGCAAGGCCTGGACACAGGCTTCTCCGCTTCAGTCGGATTCACTTTCAGGCGATGCGATCGCCTCTTTCCTGCTGGGCTACATGAGTGGAGGCAGTCTACCCAAGACCATCGCTCCCATGTATCACAACTACTATGCCGCTTTCTACCTGCAGGACGACATCAAGATCACGTCGAGCTTCACACTTAACCTTGGCTTACGCTGGGATGTCGAAACACCGATGGGCGAGCGTTACAACCGTCAGGTAGTCGCTTTTGATCGCAACGTGCAGAGTCCACTTGCCGGCACCATGGCTTCGAGCACAGCCTGCCCCGCCTGCGAGCACCTTACCGGTGGGCTGCTCTACAGCAGCGTGAATGGCAATCCAAAACTTCCCTTCCGCACCTATTGGAACAATCTTGCACCTCGTCTTGGGTTTGCCTACCAGTTCACCCGTCATGATGTACTCCGTGGCGGCTTTGGCCTCATGTATCTCGGGCAGGACTCCCGCGGGGCGGCGGCAAATTTCAATGCGACGACCAACATCACCACCTCGACGGATGGCGGTCTTACGCCGCACTGTACGCTTTCCAACCCTTTCTGCGAAGGAGTCCAGTCTCCGCTCGGCGCATCGCTCGGGCTCCGTTCCCAACTGGGATTAGATATCAGCGCGCCTTTCCGCGACCGGCCGCTGCCATACGCGCGGCAGTACTCCCTGGAGCTACAACACGAGCTTCCGCACCAGTGGCTGGTTGGGGTTGCCTACCTTGGAAACGATACACAAAGAGTTCCGGTTGCTCTTGGTCTCAACACCATTCCTCTGAATGTTCTCCGCAGCATCCCAACGTCGCAGCGCCCCTCGTACTTCACGACGGCGCTGTCCAATCCGTTCCAGGGGCTGTTGCCTGGCACATCGTTGAACGGCGCCACCGTCCCGCGGCAGCAATTGCTCTATGCATATCCTCAGTATGCGTCAGTTACACTGACGGACATTCCCATCGGATCGCGCCGGTCGGATGCCCTTCAACTGCGTGCGTACCATCCGGTGGGATACGGCATGACCTGGAACGTGAACTGGACGTATTCCCGGGTTGCCGAAAAAACAGCGCCGCTCAATACCTCAGATACTCGCCTGGACGCTTTACTCGATACCGCTCTCGAACACCGTCTTAGCCAGTTCGATGCCACACACCTGGTCAACGTCGTGGCTACCTACGATCTTCCCTACAAGAGCTCTTCGCTGCAACAGCTCTCCTATCTGCGGCCTTCCGGATGGCTTTCGAACTGGACCGTCAGCAGCAGTTTCGTCTTTCGCACAGGGTTTCCCGCACCGGGAGCGACCAACTGCCCCACCTCATCGCCTGCCTCGCTCGCACCAATCCGCGATGTCTCGGTGGACCGTCTGCTCAATCCCGCTGCCTTTCCATCTGTATCGCTGACCGCGTACGACCTGCGCTCCTGCTCGACCCGCATCAACACGGTGCGATTTCCTCACTTGCTGACGGTGGATGGTTCAATCGCCAAGACGATTCCGCTCTGGAAAGAAATGCGACTCCAACTGAGAGGCGACTTCTTCAACCTTGCAAACCGGCCTTACTTTACGACGCTTCTGAGTAATGACGTGACCGATACCAGCTTCGGCCGCCTGGTCGCGACCCAGGACAACGACCCGCGCACAACGACGGTATCGGTGAAGATTACGTTCTAATAGGCCGCGTTTTTAAAAATAGAGAAGCTACGAGGGACCTGTTCCATTCGGCGACAGTATGCCGCCCTATCGAGCGGACCAGCATCTAACGGTCAGGAGAGCAATATGGCGCAAGTCGCAGAGATTCTGGTGCAGACACTGGTCAAGGCCGGTGTGACGCGGGTTTGGGGTGTCGCGGGTGACTCACTGAACGGGATTACAAACACCATTCGCACGACCGATGGCATCGATTGGATGCATGTCCGGCATGAAGAGACAGCAGCCTTTGCCGCCGGTGCAGAAGCCCACCTGACCAACACCCTGGCCGTATGTGCCGGAAGCTGCGGGCCTGGCAACCTGCATCTGATCAACGGCTTGTACGACTGTCATCGCAATCGTGTTCCCGTACTTGCCATCGCGGCGCAGATCCCCAGTCAGGAAGTTGGCACGGGGTACTTTCAGGAAACCAATCCCGAACACCTGTTCAAAGAGTGCAGCCACTATGTGCAGCTCGTCTCTCAGCCGGAACAGATGCCGGGCGTGCTGGCCATCGCCATGCGGACAGCCATTGCGAAGCGAGGTGTTGCGGTCATCGTTCTTTCCGGCGATATCGCATTGCGGGAATGCCCTTCCCCTGCGATTTCCCTGGGAATTCTGGAATCGAAGCCAGTCGTTCTTCCCTCTTCCGGAGAACTGACACAGGCAGCCGCCATTTTGAACAGCGGCAAACAGGTCGCCATCCTTGGCGGCGCAGGCTGTGCGGGCGCCCATCCAGAACTAATCGCCGTTGCAGAGCGGCTAAAGGCTCCCATCATCCATGCCATGCGCGGCAAGGAATTCATCGAGTATGACAATCCTTATGACGTTGGCATGACCGGGCTGCTTGGCTTCTCCTCCGGGTACCACGCCATGAAGAATTGCGATGTCCTGCTGATGCTCGGCACGGACTTCCCCTATCGGCAGTTTTATCCGCAGGATGCACACATCGTGCAGGTTGACCTGCGTGGCGAGCAGATTGGCCGCCGCGCGGAGATAACGCTTGGCCTGGTGGGCACCGTAAAAGACACACTGGAAAAGTTATTGCCCCTGCTGGAAGAAAAATCGGATACGACCTATTTGGACAAATGCCGGACTCATTACGCAGAGGCACGCAAGGATCTGGATGACCTTGCCGTGGGTACCCCGGGCAAGCGTCCTATCCATCCGCAGTATGTGGCAAAGGTGGTGGACCAGCTGGCCGCCGAAGATGCCATCTTCACCTGCGATGTAGGTACGCCAACCATCTGGGCGGCGCGCTATCTTCGCATGAATGGCAAGCGTCGCCTTTTGGGATCGCTGCTCCACGGCTCCATGGCAAATGCCTTGCCACAGGCTTTGGGCGCGCAGGCCGCATATCCGGGCCGGCAGATCATCACGCTCTCTGGCGACGGTGGACTGGCAATGATGCTGGGAGACATTCTGACGCTGCGTCAGCACAACCTGCCGGTGAAGATGATCGTCTTCAACAACAGCTCCCTGGGCTTCGTCGAACTGGAGATGAAGGCTGCGGGTATCGTGGACTACGCAACAGAACTGGTTAATCCGAACTTTGCCGACCTGGCTGCAACGACCGGTGTTCTCGGCATTCGCGTGGAGTCACCCGAGGAGCTTGAGCCCGCCCTGCAGCGAGCGCTTGCCCATGATGGGCCGGCCCTGTTGGATGTCATCGTCAACCGGCAGGAACTCTCCATGCCGCCGACCATCTCCGCCGAGCAGGCTATGGGTTTTAGCCTGTATATGCTGAAGGCCGTGATGAGCGGCCGCGGCGACGAGGTCATCGACCTGGCACGCACAAACCTTTTCCGCTAATCCACCTACACGACGGCCTGTCTCGCTTGCAATACGGACAGGCCGTCATTGTTCATACACCCGGCACGTGGCGGAACTGCATGCGTCTACGCGCAATATGCTGTGCGGATCAGCATCGAAGCCAGCGGGTATGAAACGGCGTGGCCGGCAGCCCCACAGAGTTATAGAGGATGCTCGCCGGATTATCCAGCCACGCGTATCTGGCCTGCCCTGTAACTTCAAAACGCAGAACGATCTGAGATCGAAATTGTTTGCGCGGCATACGAACCCTTTCCATAGCGAGAAAACATTTGGCAGAGGCGGTTTCCCGGCGTCCCATCATCGCGCGGCCAACCACATCGGCATAGCAGCGGATTTCTCTCTTAGTACGAAAAATTAATCGACTAACTAAAACCATGTAAACCCTCTCATCAGGCATTCTCCTGTGCTCGACAAGCGCAAATAAATCGCCTACTGTTATTGCGTTGATCTGTAGCTGGTTTTCACAAAGCTGGTCGCAACAGTTCATCCCCCATGAAGGAGACATGCATGCATTCTTCAGTTCGGCGCCTGGTGATCGGCGCATTCACTCTTTCAACGCTCCCCGCATTTGCACAGCTTCAGGGCGGCAAGATTGAGTCGTCCAACAAGCCTCACCCTGTGGCCTCGATCCAGGATAAGGAGACCGCCGCACAGCGCGATGCGCGGATGGCATGGTGGCGCGAGGCCAGGTTTGGCATGTTCATTCATTGGGGCCTGTATGCCGTTCCTGCGGGAGAGTGGCATGGAGAGCGAACATCCCACATCGGCGAATGGATCATGAACGATCTGTCGATCCCCGTAACGGATTACAAGCAGTTTGCGAACAACTTCAATCCAACCGGATTTTCGGCGCATGACATCGTTGCAATCGCAAAGTCGGCTGGCATGAAGTACATCGTGATTACGGCAAAGCATCACGACGGATTTGCCATGTTCGATTCCAAGGTCGATCCATTCAATATTGTTGCGGCAACGCCGTTCAAACGCGACCCCCTGCGAGAGCTTGCGGAGGAATGCCACAAGGCCGGCTTGAGGCTGGGCTTTTACTATTCACAGGCACAGGACTGGACGGCTCCAGGGGGCACAGCTATACCCCGCGCCGGGCACAACAAAGAGACCGGCCACTGGGATAAGCAGCAGGACGGCAGCTTTGACGAATATCTGAAGACGAAGGCTCTTCCCCAGGTGAAGGAGCTGCTGACGAACTACGGCGGCGTGCCAGACATTCTTTGGTACGACACGCCGACAGACAAGATGACGCCGGAACGGGCGGCCGAGTTTGTGAGCGTGATGAATCAGTATCCGAAGCTGATCTGGAACAACCGTCTGGGCGGTGGCTACAAAGGCGATACTGAGACTCCGGAACAGTACATTCCGCCACAGGGTTTCCCAGGTCGCGACTGGGAGTCGTGCATGACGATCAACGACACCTGGGGCTATAAATCGTTCGACACGAACTTCAAATCGAGCGAAACGTTGCTCCGCAACCTGATCGACATTGCAAGCAAAGGGGGCAATTACCTGCTCAATGTTGGGCCGGACGCGAACGGAAAAATCCCGGCCCCTGAGATCGAACGGCTGCAGGCCATGGGCAAGTGGCTCTCCACAAATGGCGAATCTATTTACGGAGCGCAAGCCACACTGTTTGGCCCCGAGGCGGGCGCGTTCGCACCGGCCAGCGGCAACGCCAAGCCTAAGTTCGTTCCAACGTGGGAGTGGAGATCCACAACCAAGGCAAACCGTATCTACATTCACCTGTTTGCATGGCCTAAGGGAAGCTTCCATCTGGAAAAGCTTCCGCGCACAATTGGCAAAGCTTACCTGCTCGGCGATCCGAGCCACAAAGCGCTGAAGTTCACGCAAAAGGGACAGACTCTGGATGTCACCCTTCCATCAGCACCGTTGGACCCGATCGCAACCGTGCTCGTACTTGAGTCGAAGAAGTAGCCCGCCCCATCTCAAAGGCCGTCGCGCTCACGCGGCGGCCTTCCTTATTGCGCTAAAGGAAGCAAACGAAAGGTGTGCTCTATCCGTGTAGCAGCCTTGTCCGCGCGTACCTGCGATGCTTCCACACTGGCATCAAAAAAACGTGCGGCTTCGGGCAGCAAGGCCTCCGCCTGGGTACCTGACGCTCGTGGGCCCAGAAGACGGTTGCGGACCACCTGGTTCACCTGGCTATCGGCCGCGGCATAGTACACAGCCCGCGAAGCGGTGCGCATGGGCGTATCGGCATCGGCGATATCGATACCGTGCTGTAACTCCGATGCTGTTACCGGGCGCCCCAACGGTTTCCCATCAATTTCCAGCTGGTACTGTCGCGAAGTCTCGGGCAGATGCACGCGCAGCATGCGGCGTCCGAGAGAAGGCTGCGGTGCAAACATGCGCCACAAAATTACATTCCCGTCCTCTTTGCCAAGCGGTATGGTATCCGGAGCGTCCAGTTCCGACCATGACAGCGAGCCATCGGCTTCACTTCGAAGATGCTCAGGGTGCGAGCCATCCGCATGGATCACCGCGGGCTTACGTCCATCCAACTCAACCTCCGCAATGTTCTGCGGGTAGTGCCAGGCATGAAGCAGCACCTGCGCCATAAGCAGATGGATCGCTCCCTGCGGGTGGACTCGATCCGGAATAAGGCTGACCGCAGCCACCGCATTTTGCTGCTCTGCCTGCTGCAGTGCGGCGATCACAGGCGCATTGAAGTCTGCAAACTGCGCTCCGAATTCTTTCGCCAGCTGTTGCACGGCAGCCGAGTATCGCACCAGGGGCGCATTGCCGTTGTCATGGACACGTGTCGTATCATCCAGCGGCGATGGACCAATCAGCAGGACGCGAGCCTTAGGAGCTTCTGCATGGAAGCGTTCGAGAATGTGACGATAGCCCTTGAGATATGTCTGAAGCGCAGCTTCATCGCTACCTCGATCATTCATGCCCAGCATGACCGTGATGACAGTAGGCTGGCGAGAAAAGACATCTCTCGTCAGCCGTTCATCGATTGCTCCACCGACACCACCACTGACTTTATCTCCACCGACGCCTGCGTTGAAGAATCGCAGCTTCCACTCAGGGTGCAGAGCGCGAATGGCAGTCTCTGCGTAGACGGTATAAAGCTGCTGTGCGGTAATGCTGTCGCCATAGAAGACAATGCGGTCACCATCGTGCAGTGCGAACGAGTCTTCCGCGAACGCCGATGTGCAGAACAGACAAACAGCGATCCATGCAGACGATTTCCAGCGCCCCACTACCTGCCCCCGGATAAAACGTAGGTGGCTCCTGGTTGCGGTACAAAGGTGAGGGCATGACCATCCGTGCGCGCTGCAATGTTGGCACCCGTAGAAGAAGCCACCTTTATGTTCGCTAGGCTCTGAATAGCTGGAACCTTGATCGTGATCGGCTTGTCGCTCTCCGGCAAGGTCACTTGCACCGTGGACGCGTTGCCGATGGGATAGACACACACACGAACCTGACCGTCGATTTCCTCCAACGTAACGCCGGAACCTCCGATAAACAGAGGCGTTTTCGTCGATGGCATGGCAAAGCCTTTCAAGGTTTGCCTCCCCTCGTAAACCTTGCCCGTGTCATAGTCCATCCAACGGCCTTCGGGCAGGTAGATATCGCGCGTTATGGCCGTCGCGTAGTCGTCTCCGTAAAGCGGCACAGCCAGCATGGCGTCCCCGATCATCCACTCGTATCCGCGCGCAGAGGAGTTTTCACGACCGTAGGCATTCGCATCGCCCGGGAAGGCAATCGGCAACGGGGTCATCGTCCAGGGAAAGCCGTCGTCATTCGCCTTGCGTGCATTGCTATAGAGGTATGGGGCGATGCGAGCGTGAAGCTGCGTGGAGGCCAGCATGACATCAGAGACTTCTTTCCGGAAGCTCCAGGGTGGCTCACCCATACCCATGGATGCGTGCAGCGAGGCCCAGCGCGCATTCCTCATCATGTACGTTTCCATTTTCGGCGTGCGGGCGGTGCGGAAGTGGTTTTCTCCAAAGGTTCCGCCAACGATGTCGGGGTATACAAAGGGAAAGCCGCTGTAAGCCAGCGCAAGCGCATTCACAGGGCCACGATCCTGATCCTGGTTGAAGTTGAAGTCGTTGATACGGTGCAGGTCGCCGTTGGAAGAGAGATATCCGTTCCGCTCGATGATCAGTTGCTTCTGCGCAAAAAGACGATCATTCGTTGGATCGACCTTATCGTCATGCAGGTCATAACCGGCATAACCATAGAAGTCTTCTTTCCAGCCGTTGATGCCGTAGTCCTGCCACTTCTTGACGAGATCCATATACCAGTTCAGAGCTGCTGGATTATGTGCATCCAGCAGATAGAACGGCTGCCTGGGCCATCCACCTTTGTAGACCTTGGCCTGTCCGTTCTCTTGCAGAAAGTATCCGTGCTTCACACCTTCATCGGAGTACGGCCCACCCACGATGAAGGTAATCCGCAACCCCAGCATGACAGCCAGTCCCTTATCGCGGAAGTGCTGGATCAACGCCTTCGGATCAGGATACTTTGCCTTATCCCAGTAGCCGAAACTCGTCGTCTCATGCATCGTCTCCGGCTCGGCCGGCCAGAATCCTGAGCCGATGACCATCCACTTGAGGGGATAGCCCTCCTGCAGGTAACGGTCGACGCTGTCGCTGACCGTATGCGTATTGGTGTCCCAGCCGAGCGCACCGAAGGCCTCCCAGCCAACACCGAACGCCTGATACTTGGGCATCTCCACCTTAAAGCCAGCTTCGCGGCGCACACGCAGGTACTGCGCATAGATCGCGTGGGGGGCGCCAAAGAAGTAGTACAGATGAACTTTAGCCGGTGCATGCTTCACCCCCTGCACAATCTGGCTGGCGGAGGTGTGCACGATCTTGGTTGTGGGATCGATCAGCAACTCGGCAAACTGCTGCTTTGGATAGATGACGAAGTTGCTGACAAGCCGGGAGATTCCCTGCCCGGACAAGTACGCATCATCGGAAAACCCCGTCACATCGGTATTGAAGGACTGGCCACCGGCATGCTCATACTTCGCCTGGTAGACGGCATGGTCCGCCAGTCCGTAGGCCGGTGCTGCGCCGCCGGTCTGGAAACGCAACTCCGTTCCAGGTTCCGCGACACTTGCTTCAAGATCAGCCAGATGCTCGGAGAGCGTTACCTTGACCGCCACATGCTTTCCCGCAGTGGTGCTCCCTTCGAGCCATACCGAGTCAGTGCTGCTGCGAACCTTCCGAAAGTGAACCGGGTCGCCCGCCAGCAGCACACCCGATGTGGCATCGGGCGTTACCACAGGTTTGCCTTCTCTCGAAAAGCCGTATCGACCAGAAATCTCATCAATCTGAAAGGTCACGCCACTGTGCACCAGGCGAGTCTCCGCATGCAGCGATGAAGCCAGCGCAAACACTGAGCAGAAAAAAAGACAGTTGATCCGTCGCATAGGTATCCCTTCAAGGAAGCAGCAATGTCATAACTGCCCCAGTTCCGCGGAACTGGGGCGATCTGTTTAGAAGTGGAGCTTTGCACCCAGTTGCAGTGTCCGGGCAGCCATTGACGTTGTAATCAGGCCCATGTTGTTGTTCGTGTTGGTGCTGGTTCCTGAGTAAGAGGTATTGGGCGATCCCAGGTTGGTGTGGTTGAAGGCGTTATAGGCTTCAAGACGAAGCTCCAACGAAGTCCGTTCGGTGATATGCGTTGTCTTGAAGACTGACATATCGAAGTTGATAACACCCGGACCACGCAGCTTGGAATAAAACCGTGGAGCATTCCCATAGGTGTAGGCCGCGGGGTTGGTGAAAGCAAGGTAGTTGAAACGGCGAAACTTGT
Protein-coding regions in this window:
- a CDS encoding TonB-dependent receptor; translated protein: MSLPASIAIRSWRCFLKVLLPLVLCHWTLPYRAFSQVGTSVLSGVVRTTTGVSLDAVAVTLSDVDRKISLTTSTNEAGFFRLDGVASGNYTLEFSKSGFDTVLQTGIIVTTNDHLGANVQMHLSTVSAQVEVNDKPPILQTEDGASQTTFQNQSIEQLPASGRNLFQLTFTLAGVAKASSAWGKFWLYSVSNMNNISIGGGLPMENEVTIDGQSTTLSSRGIAWVPPVAATREVTVRAGQYDASTGRLGGGLTGFTLHSGSAALHGQLYEFLENSALDANTWQANHADSPKPHTSSHQFGFRLSGPIPFPQPLSAKTHLYYMVTLEALRSSGKITALATVPTLAMRTGDFSALRNAAGQAIALYDPLTTTRLPSGTFVRNAFAGARIPQSRIHPVAAAAISYYPLPTDGGQDNVNNFSSTLPTYNRYNAWVGRVDLVRENSALSLRYGQTPWYNRAQLVWANNAAEPSKQSPSTRTERSGGVALRWMISPRISLHAGAGVNRYETTGGNQFGDGFNPQQLGFSASTVANFQHLQFPLFKPGSYSQLGAIYTRNAETYTASVSDTSLAILLGRQAIRMGTELRRYDYNINAPSTSSGEYDFSKAWTQASPLQSDSLSGDAIASFLLGYMSGGSLPKTIAPMYHNYYAAFYLQDDIKITSSFTLNLGLRWDVETPMGERYNRQVVAFDRNVQSPLAGTMASSTACPACEHLTGGLLYSSVNGNPKLPFRTYWNNLAPRLGFAYQFTRHDVLRGGFGLMYLGQDSRGAAANFNATTNITTSTDGGLTPHCTLSNPFCEGVQSPLGASLGLRSQLGLDISAPFRDRPLPYARQYSLELQHELPHQWLVGVAYLGNDTQRVPVALGLNTIPLNVLRSIPTSQRPSYFTTALSNPFQGLLPGTSLNGATVPRQQLLYAYPQYASVTLTDIPIGSRRSDALQLRAYHPVGYGMTWNVNWTYSRVAEKTAPLNTSDTRLDALLDTALEHRLSQFDATHLVNVVATYDLPYKSSSLQQLSYLRPSGWLSNWTVSSSFVFRTGFPAPGATNCPTSSPASLAPIRDVSVDRLLNPAAFPSVSLTAYDLRSCSTRINTVRFPHLLTVDGSIAKTIPLWKEMRLQLRGDFFNLANRPYFTTLLSNDVTDTSFGRLVATQDNDPRTTTVSVKITF
- the poxB gene encoding ubiquinone-dependent pyruvate dehydrogenase; translation: MAQVAEILVQTLVKAGVTRVWGVAGDSLNGITNTIRTTDGIDWMHVRHEETAAFAAGAEAHLTNTLAVCAGSCGPGNLHLINGLYDCHRNRVPVLAIAAQIPSQEVGTGYFQETNPEHLFKECSHYVQLVSQPEQMPGVLAIAMRTAIAKRGVAVIVLSGDIALRECPSPAISLGILESKPVVLPSSGELTQAAAILNSGKQVAILGGAGCAGAHPELIAVAERLKAPIIHAMRGKEFIEYDNPYDVGMTGLLGFSSGYHAMKNCDVLLMLGTDFPYRQFYPQDAHIVQVDLRGEQIGRRAEITLGLVGTVKDTLEKLLPLLEEKSDTTYLDKCRTHYAEARKDLDDLAVGTPGKRPIHPQYVAKVVDQLAAEDAIFTCDVGTPTIWAARYLRMNGKRRLLGSLLHGSMANALPQALGAQAAYPGRQIITLSGDGGLAMMLGDILTLRQHNLPVKMIVFNNSSLGFVELEMKAAGIVDYATELVNPNFADLAATTGVLGIRVESPEELEPALQRALAHDGPALLDVIVNRQELSMPPTISAEQAMGFSLYMLKAVMSGRGDEVIDLARTNLFR
- a CDS encoding alpha-L-fucosidase encodes the protein MHSSVRRLVIGAFTLSTLPAFAQLQGGKIESSNKPHPVASIQDKETAAQRDARMAWWREARFGMFIHWGLYAVPAGEWHGERTSHIGEWIMNDLSIPVTDYKQFANNFNPTGFSAHDIVAIAKSAGMKYIVITAKHHDGFAMFDSKVDPFNIVAATPFKRDPLRELAEECHKAGLRLGFYYSQAQDWTAPGGTAIPRAGHNKETGHWDKQQDGSFDEYLKTKALPQVKELLTNYGGVPDILWYDTPTDKMTPERAAEFVSVMNQYPKLIWNNRLGGGYKGDTETPEQYIPPQGFPGRDWESCMTINDTWGYKSFDTNFKSSETLLRNLIDIASKGGNYLLNVGPDANGKIPAPEIERLQAMGKWLSTNGESIYGAQATLFGPEAGAFAPASGNAKPKFVPTWEWRSTTKANRIYIHLFAWPKGSFHLEKLPRTIGKAYLLGDPSHKALKFTQKGQTLDVTLPSAPLDPIATVLVLESKK
- a CDS encoding SGNH/GDSL hydrolase family protein, producing MGRWKSSAWIAVCLFCTSAFAEDSFALHDGDRIVFYGDSITAQQLYTVYAETAIRALHPEWKLRFFNAGVGGDKVSGGVGGAIDERLTRDVFSRQPTVITVMLGMNDRGSDEAALQTYLKGYRHILERFHAEAPKARVLLIGPSPLDDTTRVHDNGNAPLVRYSAAVQQLAKEFGAQFADFNAPVIAALQQAEQQNAVAAVSLIPDRVHPQGAIHLLMAQVLLHAWHYPQNIAEVELDGRKPAVIHADGSHPEHLRSEADGSLSWSELDAPDTIPLGKEDGNVILWRMFAPQPSLGRRMLRVHLPETSRQYQLEIDGKPLGRPVTASELQHGIDIADADTPMRTASRAVYYAAADSQVNQVVRNRLLGPRASGTQAEALLPEAARFFDASVEASQVRADKAATRIEHTFRLLPLAQ
- a CDS encoding glycoside hydrolase family 31 protein, giving the protein MVTPDATSGVLLAGDPVHFRKVRSSTDSVWLEGSTTAGKHVAVKVTLSEHLADLEASVAEPGTELRFQTGGAAPAYGLADHAVYQAKYEHAGGQSFNTDVTGFSDDAYLSGQGISRLVSNFVIYPKQQFAELLIDPTTKIVHTSASQIVQGVKHAPAKVHLYYFFGAPHAIYAQYLRVRREAGFKVEMPKYQAFGVGWEAFGALGWDTNTHTVSDSVDRYLQEGYPLKWMVIGSGFWPAEPETMHETTSFGYWDKAKYPDPKALIQHFRDKGLAVMLGLRITFIVGGPYSDEGVKHGYFLQENGQAKVYKGGWPRQPFYLLDAHNPAALNWYMDLVKKWQDYGINGWKEDFYGYAGYDLHDDKVDPTNDRLFAQKQLIIERNGYLSSNGDLHRINDFNFNQDQDRGPVNALALAYSGFPFVYPDIVGGTFGENHFRTARTPKMETYMMRNARWASLHASMGMGEPPWSFRKEVSDVMLASTQLHARIAPYLYSNARKANDDGFPWTMTPLPIAFPGDANAYGRENSSARGYEWMIGDAMLAVPLYGDDYATAITRDIYLPEGRWMDYDTGKVYEGRQTLKGFAMPSTKTPLFIGGSGVTLEEIDGQVRVCVYPIGNASTVQVTLPESDKPITIKVPAIQSLANIKVASSTGANIAARTDGHALTFVPQPGATYVLSGGR